A genome region from Pseudomonas sp. S06B 330 includes the following:
- a CDS encoding MFS transporter encodes MTSVPGSIAQPSRPLTRSDYKTLSLSALGGALEFYDFIIFVFFATVVGKLFFPADMPEWLRLMQTFGIFAAGYLARPLGGIVMAHFGDLLGRKKMFTLSIFMMAVPTLIMGLLPTYAQIGMWAPILLLLMRVIQGAAIGGEVPGAWVFVSEHVPARNTGYACGTLTAGLTAGILLGSLVATLINSIYTPEEVADYAWRIPFLLGGVFGFFAVYLRRWLHETPVFAEMQARKALADEVPLRAVLRDHRGAIVISMLLTWLLSAGIVVVILMTPALLQSLYQVSPTDSLKANSLAIVLLSLGCIGTGALADRLGAGRVFIVGSLLLLISSWTFYHSLPTHPEWMFPLYALTGLCVGIVGAVPYVMVKAFPPVVRFSGLSFSYNLAYAIFGGLTPMVVTALLKLSPMAPAYYVAGICTIGLLVGLYLLAKKR; translated from the coding sequence ATGACCTCCGTGCCCGGCAGTATCGCGCAGCCTTCGAGGCCGCTCACCCGCAGTGACTATAAGACCCTGTCGCTTTCCGCTTTGGGCGGTGCGCTGGAGTTCTACGATTTCATTATTTTCGTATTCTTCGCCACGGTGGTCGGCAAGCTATTTTTCCCTGCCGATATGCCGGAATGGCTACGGTTGATGCAAACGTTTGGGATTTTTGCCGCCGGTTACCTGGCGCGGCCGCTGGGTGGCATCGTCATGGCCCACTTCGGCGACCTGTTGGGGCGCAAGAAGATGTTCACCCTGAGCATTTTCATGATGGCCGTACCGACGCTGATCATGGGCCTGCTGCCAACCTACGCGCAGATCGGCATGTGGGCACCAATCCTGTTGCTGCTGATGCGGGTGATCCAGGGCGCAGCGATTGGAGGGGAGGTGCCAGGTGCCTGGGTGTTCGTTTCCGAGCATGTGCCTGCACGCAATACGGGCTATGCCTGCGGCACTCTGACTGCCGGGCTTACCGCCGGGATCCTTTTGGGTTCGTTGGTGGCCACACTGATCAACAGTATCTATACCCCGGAGGAAGTCGCTGACTACGCATGGCGAATTCCATTCCTGCTCGGCGGGGTGTTCGGCTTCTTCGCGGTGTACCTGCGCCGCTGGCTGCACGAAACACCGGTATTTGCTGAAATGCAGGCGCGCAAGGCGCTGGCCGATGAAGTACCGCTGCGTGCGGTATTGCGTGACCACCGGGGCGCCATTGTCATCTCGATGCTGCTGACCTGGCTGCTGTCGGCCGGCATTGTAGTGGTTATTCTGATGACCCCGGCACTGCTGCAGAGCCTCTATCAGGTCAGCCCGACTGATTCGCTCAAGGCCAACAGCCTGGCGATTGTCCTGCTTAGCCTGGGCTGCATTGGCACGGGAGCACTCGCAGATCGCTTGGGTGCCGGCCGGGTGTTCATCGTCGGCAGCCTGTTGCTGCTGATTTCGTCCTGGACCTTCTACCACAGCCTGCCAACCCATCCTGAGTGGATGTTCCCGCTGTATGCCCTGACGGGCTTGTGTGTCGGCATCGTCGGCGCCGTGCCCTACGTGATGGTCAAGGCCTTCCCACCCGTGGTGCGTTTTAGCGGTCTGTCTTTTTCTTACAACCTGGCTTACGCAATCTTCGGTGGTCTGACCCCGATGGTAGTGACCGCCCTGCTCAAACTCAGCCCTATGGCACCGGCCTATTACGTCGCCGGAATTTGCACCATTGGTCTGCTGGTTGGCCTCTATCTGCTGGCCAAGAAACGCTGA
- a CDS encoding AraC family transcriptional regulator: protein MLHSHLTTLNAVSLVLQAFQDDEVDAAALLEGSGISPADLGRADSRITTRQELLVCANAVARRRDVGLALGKRMHVSCYGMLGYALLSSATLGDALRLAMQYPALLGTLFQLRLIEDGERIWFSASNYREAPHLAAFNAEFCLTSLKVICDDLLGQSLPLLASRFVHTAPDYQALYADTFNCPLHFEASDNAFAFERRWLDAPLPLADQITHRAMSERCRRQNLEFTGRQAWLGRIRQLLLEQLHAAPGLEGLAKQMNCSSRTLRRHLQELGSSYQQLLDELRFERAKQLLAEDQLPIYQIAEALGFSETASFRHAFLRWSGVAPSHFRA, encoded by the coding sequence ATGCTCCACTCGCACCTCACTACCCTCAACGCCGTGTCTCTGGTTCTGCAAGCCTTTCAGGACGATGAGGTAGACGCTGCAGCGCTGCTCGAAGGGAGTGGTATAAGCCCGGCGGACCTGGGCCGCGCCGACTCGCGCATCACCACACGCCAGGAGTTGCTGGTGTGTGCCAATGCCGTGGCGCGCCGCCGTGATGTGGGCTTGGCGCTGGGCAAACGCATGCATGTTTCCTGCTACGGCATGCTCGGTTACGCCCTGCTTTCCAGTGCCACCTTAGGTGACGCTTTGCGCCTGGCGATGCAATACCCAGCACTCTTGGGAACACTTTTTCAGTTGCGCCTGATCGAAGATGGCGAGCGCATATGGTTCAGCGCCAGCAATTATCGCGAGGCCCCTCACCTGGCAGCATTCAATGCCGAGTTTTGCCTGACCTCGCTGAAAGTCATCTGCGATGACTTGCTCGGCCAATCGCTACCGCTGCTGGCGTCACGTTTTGTCCATACAGCCCCGGATTACCAGGCACTGTATGCGGACACCTTTAACTGCCCTTTGCACTTCGAGGCCAGCGACAACGCCTTTGCCTTCGAACGCCGCTGGCTAGACGCACCGCTACCCTTGGCCGATCAAATCACCCATAGAGCCATGAGTGAACGCTGCCGTCGGCAGAACCTGGAGTTCACCGGGCGCCAGGCGTGGCTGGGGCGAATCCGGCAGCTGCTGCTTGAGCAACTGCACGCTGCACCTGGCCTGGAAGGCCTGGCAAAGCAGATGAACTGCTCTTCACGCACCCTGCGTCGCCACCTGCAGGAATTGGGCAGCAGCTACCAGCAACTGCTCGATGAGCTGCGCTTCGAGCGGGCCAAGCAATTACTGGCCGAGGACCAGTTGCCGATCTATCAAATTGCCGAAGCATTAGGCTTTAGTGAAACCGCCAGCTTCCGCCACGCCTTTCTGCGCTGGAGCGGTGTCGCCCCAAGCCATTTCCGCGCCTGA
- a CDS encoding GlsB/YeaQ/YmgE family stress response membrane protein produces MGIIGTIFIGLIVGLLARFLKPGDDSMGWIMTILLGIAGSLAATYGGQALGIYQAGEGAGFLGALVGAVVLLVIYAMVKKN; encoded by the coding sequence ATGGGTATCATCGGAACTATCTTCATCGGCCTGATTGTCGGTCTGCTAGCGCGCTTTCTAAAGCCTGGCGACGACAGCATGGGCTGGATCATGACCATTCTCCTCGGCATTGCCGGTTCGCTCGCGGCGACCTATGGCGGCCAGGCGCTGGGCATCTACCAGGCCGGAGAGGGTGCAGGCTTCCTGGGTGCGCTGGTGGGTGCGGTCGTTCTTCTGGTGATCTACGCCATGGTCAAAAAGAACTGA
- the aspA gene encoding aspartate ammonia-lyase, which translates to MSAAASFRVEKDLLGTLEVPADAYYGIQTLRAANNFHLSGVPLSHYPKLVVALAMVKQAAADANRELGHLSDAKHAAISEACARLIRGDYHEQFVVDMIQGGAGTSTNMNANEVIANIALEAMGHQKGEYKYLHPNNDVNMAQSTNDAYPTAIRLGLLLGHDALLASLDSLIQAFAAKGKEFDHVLKMGRTQLQDAVPMTLGQEFRAFATTMTEDLQRLRSLAPELLTEINLGGTAIGTGINADPGYQALAVQRLATISGQPLVPAADLIEATSDMGAFVLFSGMLKRTAVKLSKICNDLRLLSSGPRTGINEINLPARQPGSSIMPGKVNPVIPEAVNQVAFAIMGNDLALTVAAEGGQLQLNVMEPLIAYKIFDSIRLLQRAMDMLREHCIVGITANEQRCRELVEHSIGLVTALNPYIGYENATRIAAIALESGRGVLELVREEGLLDEEMLNDILRPENMIAPRLVPLKA; encoded by the coding sequence ATGTCCGCTGCTGCATCGTTCCGCGTCGAAAAAGACCTGCTTGGCACCCTTGAAGTCCCAGCTGATGCCTACTACGGCATCCAGACCCTGCGCGCTGCCAACAACTTCCACCTCTCCGGTGTGCCGCTGTCGCATTACCCTAAATTGGTTGTGGCCCTGGCCATGGTCAAACAGGCTGCTGCCGACGCCAACCGTGAGCTGGGTCACCTGAGCGATGCCAAGCACGCCGCCATCAGCGAGGCTTGCGCCCGTCTGATTCGCGGTGACTACCACGAGCAGTTCGTGGTCGACATGATTCAAGGCGGTGCTGGTACTTCTACCAACATGAACGCCAACGAAGTGATCGCCAACATCGCGCTGGAGGCCATGGGCCACCAGAAAGGCGAGTACAAGTACCTGCACCCGAACAACGACGTAAACATGGCGCAGTCGACCAACGACGCCTACCCAACGGCGATCCGCCTGGGTCTGCTGCTCGGTCACGACGCCCTGCTGGCCAGCCTCGACAGCCTGATTCAGGCCTTCGCTGCCAAAGGCAAGGAATTCGACCACGTACTGAAGATGGGCCGTACCCAGCTGCAGGATGCCGTGCCGATGACCCTGGGCCAGGAATTCCGCGCCTTCGCCACCACCATGACCGAAGACCTGCAGCGCTTGCGCTCGCTGGCTCCGGAACTGCTGACCGAAATCAACTTGGGTGGTACCGCCATCGGCACCGGCATCAACGCCGACCCTGGCTACCAGGCCCTGGCCGTACAGCGTCTGGCGACCATCAGCGGCCAGCCGCTGGTACCAGCTGCCGACCTGATTGAAGCCACCTCGGACATGGGCGCTTTCGTCCTGTTCTCGGGCATGCTCAAGCGTACTGCGGTCAAACTGTCGAAGATCTGTAATGACCTGCGCCTGCTGTCCAGCGGCCCACGTACCGGCATCAACGAGATCAACCTGCCAGCGCGTCAGCCAGGCAGCTCGATCATGCCAGGCAAGGTCAACCCGGTCATTCCGGAAGCAGTCAACCAAGTGGCCTTCGCCATCATGGGTAACGACCTGGCCCTGACCGTCGCTGCCGAAGGCGGTCAACTGCAACTGAACGTGATGGAGCCGCTGATCGCTTACAAGATCTTCGACTCGATCCGCCTGCTGCAGCGCGCCATGGACATGCTGCGCGAGCACTGCATCGTCGGCATCACCGCCAACGAACAGCGCTGCCGTGAACTGGTCGAACACTCGATCGGCCTGGTCACCGCCCTGAACCCTTACATCGGCTACGAAAACGCCACCCGTATCGCCGCCATCGCCCTGGAAAGTGGCCGTGGTGTGCTGGAACTGGTTCGCGAGGAAGGCCTGCTGGACGAAGAGATGCTCAACGACATCCTGCGTCCGGAAAACATGATTGCTCCGCGTCTGGTTCCGCTCAAAGCGTAA
- a CDS encoding D-hexose-6-phosphate mutarotase, producing the protein MSTPKVESEQHGELNCWRITTDSAELLVAQQGAQVLSYQRLGEPPLLWLSEQAIFKQGKSVRAGVPVCWPWFGQLSRNPQAVQAMYQGAEPPAHGLVRGRDWQLLGIAETGDTVRVDFNLPDTQGDLPGWPHNVELKLSIVLGEQLTIALTSYNLDNVPVTISQALHSYFAVSDVREVNVEGVDGLHYIETLADWESRAQQGDLGFAGETDRIYLQAPKKLSIVDPAWNRRIHLSSSGSRSAVIWNPWTDRAAQLTDMANDGWQRMLCIETANVWDDVVTLAPGATHTLSLTLGSEPL; encoded by the coding sequence ATGTCCACACCCAAGGTCGAATCCGAACAGCACGGCGAGCTCAATTGCTGGCGCATCACCACTGACAGTGCCGAACTGCTGGTCGCCCAGCAGGGCGCGCAGGTGTTGAGCTACCAGCGACTCGGCGAGCCGCCGTTGCTGTGGTTAAGCGAACAGGCCATCTTCAAGCAGGGCAAATCCGTGCGTGCCGGGGTACCGGTGTGCTGGCCCTGGTTTGGCCAACTGAGTCGCAATCCGCAGGCGGTGCAGGCCATGTATCAAGGCGCTGAGCCACCTGCTCATGGCCTGGTCCGCGGTCGCGACTGGCAATTGTTGGGGATTGCTGAAACAGGCGATACGGTGCGGGTTGATTTCAATCTACCCGACACCCAAGGCGACCTCCCAGGCTGGCCACACAATGTCGAGCTGAAACTGAGCATCGTATTGGGCGAGCAGCTGACAATCGCCCTCACCAGCTACAACCTCGACAACGTGCCCGTGACCATCAGCCAGGCGCTGCACAGCTACTTTGCAGTCAGCGATGTGCGTGAGGTGAACGTCGAAGGTGTCGATGGCTTGCACTATATCGAAACCCTGGCCGACTGGGAGTCACGCGCCCAGCAAGGCGACTTGGGTTTTGCTGGTGAAACCGACCGCATTTACCTGCAGGCGCCTAAGAAGCTAAGCATTGTCGATCCAGCCTGGAATCGGCGCATCCATCTGAGCAGTAGCGGTTCGCGCTCTGCAGTCATTTGGAACCCCTGGACGGATCGCGCGGCGCAACTGACTGACATGGCCAACGATGGCTGGCAGCGCATGCTGTGTATCGAGACAGCCAATGTGTGGGACGACGTGGTCACTTTGGCGCCGGGGGCTACCCATACACTGAGTCTGACCCTCGGTAGCGAACCGCTCTAG
- a CDS encoding asparaginase, which translates to MATAHPARNIMVLYTGGTIGMQASANGLTPASGFEQRMREQLTGLAALPQWQFREMQPLIDSANMTPQYWQRLHQAILDAVDVQGCDAVLVLHGTDTLAYSAAAMSFQLLGLQAPVLFTGSMLPAGVTDSDAWENLAGALQALAQGLAPGVQLYFHGELLEPNRTAKVRSFGRHPFVTLKRFGGAPRVKVLPKELDYRQVRQPATVAVLPLVPGFGAALLRAALDSGAQGLILECFGNGTGPADNADFLNALAQAQAKGIVVVAITQCHEGGVELDVYEAGSRLRQVGVLSGGGMTREAAFGKLQLLLGAGLPTEEVRHLIELDLCGELR; encoded by the coding sequence ATGGCAACCGCACACCCCGCTCGCAACATTATGGTGTTGTACACCGGTGGCACCATCGGCATGCAAGCCAGCGCCAATGGCCTGACACCGGCTTCAGGCTTCGAGCAGCGGATGCGCGAGCAACTGACCGGGCTGGCTGCACTACCACAGTGGCAATTTCGTGAAATGCAGCCGCTGATCGACAGCGCCAATATGACGCCCCAGTACTGGCAGCGCCTGCACCAGGCAATCCTCGACGCCGTCGATGTCCAAGGCTGCGATGCGGTATTGGTCCTGCACGGCACCGACACCCTGGCCTACAGTGCCGCCGCCATGAGCTTCCAGCTCCTTGGCTTGCAGGCACCTGTGCTGTTCACAGGCTCCATGCTGCCAGCCGGTGTTACCGACAGTGATGCCTGGGAGAACCTTGCCGGCGCCTTGCAGGCATTGGCCCAAGGCCTGGCGCCTGGCGTGCAGCTGTATTTTCACGGCGAACTGCTCGAACCCAATCGCACCGCCAAGGTGCGCAGCTTCGGTCGGCACCCTTTCGTCACGCTCAAGCGCTTCGGTGGTGCACCCCGGGTGAAGGTGCTGCCAAAAGAGCTCGACTATCGACAGGTAAGACAGCCCGCGACAGTCGCGGTACTGCCATTGGTACCAGGCTTCGGCGCCGCACTCTTGCGAGCCGCGCTCGACAGCGGTGCCCAAGGTTTGATCCTGGAATGTTTTGGCAACGGTACCGGCCCCGCGGATAACGCAGACTTTCTCAACGCCCTGGCCCAGGCGCAAGCAAAGGGCATCGTGGTGGTAGCGATCACCCAATGCCACGAAGGTGGGGTCGAGCTGGATGTCTACGAAGCTGGCAGTCGCCTACGGCAGGTCGGCGTGTTGTCGGGTGGCGGCATGACCCGCGAAGCAGCGTTCGGCAAATTGCAGCTACTGCTCGGGGCAGGCTTGCCAACCGAAGAAGTGCGCCACCTGATTGAACTGGACCTCTGTGGAGAGCTGCGCTGA
- a CDS encoding DUF3299 domain-containing protein — MRRVLLLSLLLISSLARAELAETDWLELMPKSDQKALELMPEIDHNSPEAMGTFTEKGGMKQAKGLPAVMYSSKTVPAMNGKHIRLGGYPVPLESDAKGNSTLFFLVPYPGACIHVPPPPPNQLVLVRYPKGLKLEDIYTPLWVNGTLKVEKVSNDLADAAYAMDADKVRVVEDADL; from the coding sequence ATGCGCCGTGTACTACTGCTTTCTTTGCTGCTCATCAGTAGCCTTGCCCGCGCCGAGCTGGCTGAAACCGACTGGCTGGAGCTCATGCCCAAGTCGGACCAGAAAGCGTTGGAGCTGATGCCCGAAATCGATCACAACTCCCCGGAAGCCATGGGCACCTTCACCGAGAAAGGTGGCATGAAGCAGGCCAAGGGCTTGCCGGCGGTGATGTATTCGAGCAAGACCGTGCCTGCCATGAATGGCAAGCACATCCGTCTGGGTGGTTATCCGGTGCCATTGGAAAGTGATGCCAAGGGCAACAGCACGTTGTTCTTTCTCGTGCCCTATCCGGGCGCCTGCATTCACGTCCCACCGCCGCCGCCAAACCAGCTGGTGCTGGTGCGATACCCCAAGGGCCTGAAGCTTGAGGATATCTATACACCGTTGTGGGTCAACGGCACATTGAAGGTGGAGAAGGTCAGCAATGACCTGGCAGATGCCGCCTACGCAATGGATGCTGACAAGGTACGGGTTGTGGAAGACGCTGATCTTTGA
- a CDS encoding LysR substrate-binding domain-containing protein has translation MNLESKWLEDFSALAATRSFSQAAERRFVTQPAFSRRIRSLEAALGLTLVNRSRTPIELTAAGQLFLVTARTVVDQLGEVLRHLHHLEGGQGEVIQVAAAHSLALGFFPRWIAQLRNDGLNIATRLVATNVGDAVHALREGGCDLMLAFYDPDAALQMDAEIFPSLHMGNTEMLPVCAADADGKPLFDLEGEGSVPLLAYSAGAFLGRSVNLLLRQRALRFTTVYETAMADSLKSMALEGLGIAWVPRLSARAELERGELVICGGSQWHVPLEIRLYRCALVRKANVRLLWRKLEGGPSTAA, from the coding sequence ATGAACCTCGAAAGCAAATGGCTGGAAGACTTCAGTGCCCTGGCGGCGACCCGCAGCTTTTCCCAAGCGGCTGAGCGCCGCTTCGTGACCCAGCCGGCCTTCAGCCGGCGCATTCGCAGCCTCGAGGCGGCGCTGGGGCTGACCTTGGTTAACCGCTCACGCACGCCGATCGAGCTGACCGCAGCGGGTCAGTTATTTCTGGTGACGGCGCGGACTGTGGTCGATCAGCTGGGCGAAGTGCTGCGCCATTTGCATCACCTGGAAGGCGGGCAGGGTGAGGTGATTCAGGTTGCCGCAGCGCACTCGCTGGCCTTGGGCTTCTTTCCGCGCTGGATCGCCCAGTTGCGTAACGATGGCCTGAACATTGCCACTCGCCTGGTGGCGACCAACGTTGGCGACGCGGTGCATGCTTTGCGTGAAGGCGGCTGCGACCTGATGCTGGCGTTCTATGACCCCGACGCTGCCTTGCAGATGGACGCGGAGATCTTCCCTTCGCTGCACATGGGCAACACTGAAATGCTGCCGGTGTGTGCCGCCGACGCCGACGGCAAGCCACTGTTCGACCTCGAAGGCGAGGGTAGTGTGCCGTTACTGGCGTATAGCGCTGGTGCGTTCCTTGGGCGCTCGGTCAATCTGCTGCTGCGTCAGCGCGCCCTGCGGTTCACTACAGTGTATGAAACGGCGATGGCCGACAGCCTCAAAAGCATGGCCCTGGAAGGCCTGGGTATTGCCTGGGTACCGCGGCTTTCGGCGCGCGCCGAACTTGAGCGTGGTGAGTTGGTGATCTGCGGCGGCAGCCAGTGGCACGTGCCGCTGGAAATTCGCCTGTATCGCTGCGCGCTGGTGCGCAAGGCGAACGTGCGCCTGCTCTGGCGCAAGCTGGAGGGTGGGCCTTCAACAGCAGCTTGA
- the purE gene encoding 5-(carboxyamino)imidazole ribonucleotide mutase, with the protein MSALVGVIMGSKSDWSTLSHTADMLEKLGIPYEVKVVSAHRTPDLLFQYAEEAEGRGIEVIIAGAGGAAHLPGMCAAKTHLPVLGVPVQSSMLSGVDSLLSIVQMPAGIPVATLAIGKAGAINAALLSASILGAKHPQFHAVLKQFRAEQTDNVLDNPDPRQA; encoded by the coding sequence ATGAGTGCACTGGTTGGCGTGATCATGGGCTCCAAGTCCGATTGGTCCACCCTTAGCCACACCGCCGATATGCTGGAAAAACTCGGCATTCCCTACGAGGTCAAGGTGGTTTCTGCCCACCGCACCCCGGACCTGCTGTTCCAGTATGCCGAAGAGGCCGAAGGCCGTGGCATCGAGGTGATCATCGCTGGTGCCGGTGGCGCTGCCCACCTGCCAGGCATGTGCGCCGCCAAGACCCACCTGCCTGTCTTGGGCGTTCCGGTACAGTCGTCGATGCTTTCGGGCGTCGACTCGCTGCTGTCGATCGTGCAGATGCCAGCGGGTATTCCGGTGGCCACCCTGGCTATTGGCAAGGCCGGTGCAATCAACGCCGCGCTACTTTCGGCGAGCATCCTTGGCGCCAAGCATCCGCAGTTCCACGCGGTACTCAAACAGTTCCGCGCTGAGCAGACAGACAACGTTCTGGACAATCCAGATCCGCGCCAGGCTTGA
- a CDS encoding 5-(carboxyamino)imidazole ribonucleotide synthase, with protein MKIGVIGGGQLGRMLALAGTPLGMNFAFLDPAPDACAAPLGEHLRADYGDQDHLRQLADEVDLVTFEFESVPAETVAFLSQFVPVYPSAESLRIARDRWFEKSMFKDLGIPTPSFADIQSQADLDAAVASIGLPAVLKTRTLGYDGKGQKVLRTAEDVVGTFAELGSVPCLLEGFVPFTGEVSLIAVRARDGETRFYPLVHNTHENGILRLSVASEDHLLQGLAEDYAGRVLKQLDYVGVLAFEFFEVDGGLKANEIAPRVHNSGHWTIEGAECSQFENHLRAVAGLPLGSTAKVGESAMLNFIGEVPAVDKVIAIDECHLHHYGKAFKVGRKVGHATLRCADMETLEQKIQQVEALIQG; from the coding sequence ATGAAAATCGGTGTAATCGGTGGCGGCCAGCTGGGTCGCATGTTGGCCCTGGCAGGTACCCCGCTGGGCATGAACTTCGCCTTCCTCGACCCTGCGCCGGACGCCTGCGCCGCGCCGCTGGGCGAGCACCTGCGTGCCGATTACGGCGACCAGGACCATCTGCGCCAATTGGCCGACGAAGTCGACTTGGTCACCTTCGAGTTCGAAAGTGTCCCGGCTGAAACCGTGGCCTTCCTGTCGCAATTCGTCCCGGTCTATCCAAGTGCCGAGTCGCTGCGCATCGCCCGCGATCGCTGGTTCGAAAAGAGCATGTTCAAGGATCTGGGCATTCCTACTCCGTCATTCGCCGACATCCAGTCGCAAGCCGACCTGGACGCCGCGGTGGCGAGCATTGGCCTGCCGGCTGTGCTTAAAACCCGCACCCTGGGTTATGACGGAAAAGGCCAGAAAGTACTGCGAACTGCCGAGGATGTTGTCGGCACTTTCGCTGAACTGGGTAGCGTTCCTTGCCTGCTGGAAGGCTTTGTACCGTTCACCGGTGAAGTGTCGCTGATCGCTGTGCGTGCCCGTGATGGCGAAACTCGTTTCTATCCGTTGGTGCACAACACCCACGAGAACGGCATTTTGCGCTTGTCGGTTGCCAGTGAAGATCATCTGCTCCAGGGCTTGGCCGAAGACTACGCCGGCCGCGTGCTCAAGCAGCTCGACTATGTCGGCGTGCTGGCGTTCGAGTTCTTCGAGGTCGACGGTGGCCTTAAAGCCAACGAAATCGCCCCGCGTGTGCACAACTCCGGGCACTGGACCATCGAAGGCGCCGAGTGTAGCCAGTTCGAAAACCACCTGCGCGCCGTTGCCGGCCTGCCGCTGGGTTCGACCGCCAAGGTCGGTGAGAGCGCGATGCTCAATTTCATCGGTGAAGTGCCAGCGGTGGACAAAGTGATTGCCATCGATGAATGCCACCTGCATCACTACGGCAAGGCCTTTAAGGTCGGGCGCAAGGTCGGTCACGCCACCCTGCGTTGTGCCGACATGGAGACTCTGGAACAGAAAATCCAGCAGGTCGAAGCCCTGATCCAAGGCTGA
- a CDS encoding acyl-CoA thioesterase: MIELEQEDPIPQGDLALQITALPRETNGFGDIFGGWLVAQMDLAGTAMASRVAGGRVATVAIDRMAFLVPVAVGAQLSFYTQTLEIGRSSIQMMVEVWSDDPLSSEWRKVTEAVFVFVAIDGSGRTRSVPPRR, encoded by the coding sequence ATGATTGAACTCGAACAAGAAGATCCTATTCCGCAAGGCGACCTGGCCTTGCAAATCACTGCACTACCGCGTGAAACCAATGGTTTCGGCGACATCTTTGGCGGCTGGCTGGTCGCTCAGATGGACTTGGCCGGCACCGCCATGGCCAGTCGCGTCGCCGGTGGCCGCGTTGCTACCGTGGCGATCGATCGTATGGCTTTCCTGGTCCCTGTCGCCGTTGGCGCCCAGTTGTCCTTCTATACCCAGACCCTGGAAATCGGCCGCAGCTCGATCCAGATGATGGTCGAGGTGTGGAGCGACGACCCGCTGTCCAGCGAATGGCGCAAAGTGACTGAAGCGGTATTTGTGTTCGTTGCCATCGATGGCAGCGGCCGTACCCGTTCGGTTCCTCCTCGTCGCTGA
- a CDS encoding DUF6124 family protein yields MKKIVPDPPILDLSHATTANTPFGTNLMFNVREGIPAEEALLHACQLLRCAEATVSDALDHLTHNDRSLVSGAGQHIEAAHALIDAVLDGVGVQRIFTPH; encoded by the coding sequence ATGAAAAAGATCGTCCCCGATCCACCCATTCTCGACCTTTCTCACGCAACCACCGCCAACACTCCGTTCGGCACCAACCTCATGTTCAACGTCCGCGAAGGCATACCCGCCGAAGAAGCTTTGCTTCACGCTTGCCAACTGCTGCGTTGTGCCGAAGCCACGGTGAGCGATGCGCTTGATCATCTCACGCACAACGACCGCTCCCTCGTCTCGGGTGCCGGCCAGCATATCGAGGCGGCGCATGCGCTGATCGATGCAGTGCTTGATGGCGTTGGTGTGCAACGGATCTTCACTCCCCATTAA